From one Humulus lupulus chromosome 8, drHumLupu1.1, whole genome shotgun sequence genomic stretch:
- the LOC133794430 gene encoding ESCRT-related protein CHMP1B-like encodes MGNTEKLLNQIMELKFTSKSLQRQSRKCEKEEKSEKLKIKKAMEKGNVDGARIYAENAIRKRTEQMNYLRLSSRLDAVVARLDTQAKMSTINKSMGSIVKSLESTLATGNLQKMSETMDQFEKQFVNMEVQAEFMESAMAGSTSLSTPEGEVNSLMQQVADDYGLEVSVGLPQPGAHAVPTKETETIDEDNLSRRLAELKAKG; translated from the coding sequence ATGGGAAACACAGAGAAGCTGCTTAATCAGATCATGGAGTTGAAATTCACATCCAAATCGCTACAACGCCAGTCCCGAAAGTGTGAGAAGGAAGAGAAGTCGGAGAAGCTCAAGATCAAGAAGGCCATGGAGAAAGGCAACGTCGACGGCGCTAGAATCTACGCTGAGAACGCCATCCGTAAGCGAACCGAGCAGATGAACTATCTCAGGCTATCTTCGCGGCTCGATGCCGTTGTGGCTCGCCTCGACACCCAGGCCAAGATGTCCACCATTAACAAGTCCATGGGCTCGATCGTCAAGTCTCTGGAATCTACTTTGGCTACAGGAAACCTACAGAAGATGTCCGAGACAATGGACCAGTTCGAGAAGCAATTCGTGAACATGGAGGTGCAGGCCGAGTTCATGGAGAGCGCCATGGCTGGGTCAACCTCATTGTCCACTCCCGAGGGCGAGGTCAACAGCCTCATGCAACAGGTGGCCGACGATTACGGCCTCGAGGTCTCGGTGGGGCTGCCGCAGCCGGGCGCGCACGCTGTGCCTACCAAGGAGACCGAGACGATCGACGAAGACAATCTTTCCAGGCGCCTTGCCGAGCTCAAGGCTAAAGGTTAA
- the LOC133794431 gene encoding anoctamin-like protein At1g73020 isoform X1, whose translation MVCLIIVSLTSPIHVHSNTLGLEMNEPEEEQPAFEIGVVVPKRNVKAEDSTSDSVEVLVREFKKLGLIVERVIGVADEFIKLAAPLETLGRAAVSLQIKKRTHIGVDLQFEWEEFEAFVRQPDGSLFSWSERFHCYQHLIYRIENKSQSAIILKHDDKELKWEIGECLLQKLKSESIVKDVFPLHDEIKRKKLIHSWALHWRDFTKQPIDEIYSYYGTKIAVYFAFLGMYTRWLLFPAFFGLTLQMIDFGSLQLLVLPIFFICIILWAIMFSQFWKRKNAALLARWQISYPIGADAGCKILGMEWGSLQSPIEIIRKWGTDNTKEKEVFQRNEWFGRIKRFRNDAFVILSIICLQLPFELAYAHTYEVMESDLLKFGLTTIYLFAIQYVTQIGGKISVKLIKHENNENTEKRADSLVYKVFGLYFMQSYIGIFYHALLHRSFSTLRQVLIQRLLVSEVLENLLENSLPYLKYSYKKYRIRRKKKQEKGSPAGKILFSFRVEKEYLKPSYSASIGNELEDGLFDDFLELALQFGLIMMFACAFPLTFAFAFLNNITEIRTDAVKLLTMFRRPVPRAAVTVGAWLNIFQFLVVMSICTNCALLAWLYDQEGKWKIEPGLAAILIMEHVLLLIKFGFSRFVPEEPAWVRANRMKNATQAQNMCSKQLLRTMSGGEKAFGQVKCSNPECKTVPSSEPIQEDL comes from the exons ATGGTTTGCTTAATCATCGTAAGCCTCACTTCCCCAATACACGTCCACTCGAACACCT TGGGGCTGGAGATGAATGAGCCCGAGGAAGAACAGCCTGCGTTCGAGATTGGGGTAGTGGTTCCAAAGAGGAATGTGAAGGCAGAGGATTCGACTTCTGATTCTGTGGAGGTTCTTGTACGCGAATTTAAGAAACTGGGTCTTATAGTTGAGAGAGTCATTGGTGTTGCTGATGAGTTTATCAAG CTAGCTGCACCTTTAGAGACTTTGGGGAGGGCGGCAGTCAGTTTGCAAATAAAGAAACGGACCCATATTG GAGTGGATTTACAATTTGAATGGGAGGAGTTTGAAGCTTTTGTGAGACAACCTGATGGTTCACTGTTCAGTTGGAGTGAGCGGTTTCACTGTTATCAGCACTTGATATATAGAATT GAGAATAAGAGCCAGTCAGCTATAATACTGAAACATGATGATAAAGAATTAAAGTGGGAAATTGGGGAATGTTTGCTGCAGAAGTTAAAATCGGAGAGTATTGTTAAAGATGTCTTTCCATTGCATG AtgaaataaagagaaagaaaCTCATTCACAGTTGGGCCTTACATTGGCGGGACTTCACAAAGCAGCCAATAGATGAGATTTACTCGTACTATGGAACAAAG ATTGCAGTCTATTTTGCTTTCCTTGGAATGTATACAAGATGGTTGCTGTTTCCAGCTTTCTTCGGCCTCACCTTGCAGATGATTGATTTTGG GTCATTGCAGTTACTGGTGCTTCCCATTTTCTTCATATGCATTATACTATGGGCAATCATGTTTTCCCAGTTCTGGAAACGTAAAAATGCTGCCCTTTTGGCGAG ATGGCAAATTAGTTATCCAATTGGAGCTGATGCTGGATGTAAAATTTTGGGCATGGAGTGGGGTTCCTTACAGTCACCCATAGAAATTATAAGAAAATGGGGAACTGACAACACAAAAGAGAAAGAAGTTTTTCAAAGGAATGAGTGGTTTGGACGAATCAAGAGATTCAGAAATGATGCTTTCGTCATCTTAAGTATTATATGCCTCCAATTGCCATTTGAACTGGCCTATGCTCATACTTACGAGGTTATGGAGTCTGATCTTTTGAA ATTTGGGCTTACAACCATTTATCTTTTTGCCATTCAATATGTTACACAAATCGGGGGTAAGATCTCTGTCAAGCTCATTAAGCATGAAAACAATGAAAACACTGAAAAAAGAGCTGACAGCTTGGTGTATAAG GTGTTTGGTCTGTATTTTATGCAATCATATATAGGTATTTTCTATCATGCACTACTGCACCGCAGTTTTTCGACTCTCCGCCAAGTCTTGATACAGCGCCTTCTTGTGTCTGAG GTGTTGGAAAACCTGTTGGAGAATTCTTTACCTTATCTTAAATATAGTTATAAGAAATATAGAATTAG ACGcaagaaaaaacaagaaaaggGATCGCCAGCTGGGAAGATTCTGTTTTCTTTCAGGGTAGAGAAAGAGTATTTGAAACCTTCTTATTCTGCAAGCATAGGCAACGAGCTTGAAGATGGACTCTTTGATG ACTTTTTGGAGTTGGCATTGCAGTTTGGACTCATCATGATGTTTGCTTGTGCATTTCCGCTAACATTTGCCTTTGCTTTTCTG AACAACATCACTGAAATCAGAACAGATGCAGTAAAGCTGCTTACCATGTTTAGGAGGCCTGTTCCTCGTGCTGCCGTAACTGTTGGAGCTTGGCTGAACATTTTTCAG TTTCTGGTTGTGATGTCTATATGCACCAACTGCGCACTTTTAGCGTGGTTATACGATCAGGAGGGTAAATGGAAGATAGAACCCGGACTTGCCGCTATCCTTATAATGGAACATGTTCTACTCCTGATAAAGTTTGGATTTTCTCGCTTTGTTCCAGAG GAACCGGCATGGGTGAGAGCTAACCGAATGAAGAATGCTACACAGGCTCAGAACATGTGTTCTAAGCAGCTTTTGCGGACCATGTCTGGAGGAGAGAAGGCATTTGGTCAGGTAAAATGTTCTAATCCGGAGTGTAAAACGGTACCCTCATCTGAACCCATTCAGGAAGATCTTTAA
- the LOC133794431 gene encoding anoctamin-like protein At1g73020 isoform X2, with amino-acid sequence MNEPEEEQPAFEIGVVVPKRNVKAEDSTSDSVEVLVREFKKLGLIVERVIGVADEFIKLAAPLETLGRAAVSLQIKKRTHIGVDLQFEWEEFEAFVRQPDGSLFSWSERFHCYQHLIYRIENKSQSAIILKHDDKELKWEIGECLLQKLKSESIVKDVFPLHDEIKRKKLIHSWALHWRDFTKQPIDEIYSYYGTKIAVYFAFLGMYTRWLLFPAFFGLTLQMIDFGSLQLLVLPIFFICIILWAIMFSQFWKRKNAALLARWQISYPIGADAGCKILGMEWGSLQSPIEIIRKWGTDNTKEKEVFQRNEWFGRIKRFRNDAFVILSIICLQLPFELAYAHTYEVMESDLLKFGLTTIYLFAIQYVTQIGGKISVKLIKHENNENTEKRADSLVYKVFGLYFMQSYIGIFYHALLHRSFSTLRQVLIQRLLVSEVLENLLENSLPYLKYSYKKYRIRRKKKQEKGSPAGKILFSFRVEKEYLKPSYSASIGNELEDGLFDDFLELALQFGLIMMFACAFPLTFAFAFLNNITEIRTDAVKLLTMFRRPVPRAAVTVGAWLNIFQFLVVMSICTNCALLAWLYDQEGKWKIEPGLAAILIMEHVLLLIKFGFSRFVPEEPAWVRANRMKNATQAQNMCSKQLLRTMSGGEKAFGQVKCSNPECKTVPSSEPIQEDL; translated from the exons ATGAATGAGCCCGAGGAAGAACAGCCTGCGTTCGAGATTGGGGTAGTGGTTCCAAAGAGGAATGTGAAGGCAGAGGATTCGACTTCTGATTCTGTGGAGGTTCTTGTACGCGAATTTAAGAAACTGGGTCTTATAGTTGAGAGAGTCATTGGTGTTGCTGATGAGTTTATCAAG CTAGCTGCACCTTTAGAGACTTTGGGGAGGGCGGCAGTCAGTTTGCAAATAAAGAAACGGACCCATATTG GAGTGGATTTACAATTTGAATGGGAGGAGTTTGAAGCTTTTGTGAGACAACCTGATGGTTCACTGTTCAGTTGGAGTGAGCGGTTTCACTGTTATCAGCACTTGATATATAGAATT GAGAATAAGAGCCAGTCAGCTATAATACTGAAACATGATGATAAAGAATTAAAGTGGGAAATTGGGGAATGTTTGCTGCAGAAGTTAAAATCGGAGAGTATTGTTAAAGATGTCTTTCCATTGCATG AtgaaataaagagaaagaaaCTCATTCACAGTTGGGCCTTACATTGGCGGGACTTCACAAAGCAGCCAATAGATGAGATTTACTCGTACTATGGAACAAAG ATTGCAGTCTATTTTGCTTTCCTTGGAATGTATACAAGATGGTTGCTGTTTCCAGCTTTCTTCGGCCTCACCTTGCAGATGATTGATTTTGG GTCATTGCAGTTACTGGTGCTTCCCATTTTCTTCATATGCATTATACTATGGGCAATCATGTTTTCCCAGTTCTGGAAACGTAAAAATGCTGCCCTTTTGGCGAG ATGGCAAATTAGTTATCCAATTGGAGCTGATGCTGGATGTAAAATTTTGGGCATGGAGTGGGGTTCCTTACAGTCACCCATAGAAATTATAAGAAAATGGGGAACTGACAACACAAAAGAGAAAGAAGTTTTTCAAAGGAATGAGTGGTTTGGACGAATCAAGAGATTCAGAAATGATGCTTTCGTCATCTTAAGTATTATATGCCTCCAATTGCCATTTGAACTGGCCTATGCTCATACTTACGAGGTTATGGAGTCTGATCTTTTGAA ATTTGGGCTTACAACCATTTATCTTTTTGCCATTCAATATGTTACACAAATCGGGGGTAAGATCTCTGTCAAGCTCATTAAGCATGAAAACAATGAAAACACTGAAAAAAGAGCTGACAGCTTGGTGTATAAG GTGTTTGGTCTGTATTTTATGCAATCATATATAGGTATTTTCTATCATGCACTACTGCACCGCAGTTTTTCGACTCTCCGCCAAGTCTTGATACAGCGCCTTCTTGTGTCTGAG GTGTTGGAAAACCTGTTGGAGAATTCTTTACCTTATCTTAAATATAGTTATAAGAAATATAGAATTAG ACGcaagaaaaaacaagaaaaggGATCGCCAGCTGGGAAGATTCTGTTTTCTTTCAGGGTAGAGAAAGAGTATTTGAAACCTTCTTATTCTGCAAGCATAGGCAACGAGCTTGAAGATGGACTCTTTGATG ACTTTTTGGAGTTGGCATTGCAGTTTGGACTCATCATGATGTTTGCTTGTGCATTTCCGCTAACATTTGCCTTTGCTTTTCTG AACAACATCACTGAAATCAGAACAGATGCAGTAAAGCTGCTTACCATGTTTAGGAGGCCTGTTCCTCGTGCTGCCGTAACTGTTGGAGCTTGGCTGAACATTTTTCAG TTTCTGGTTGTGATGTCTATATGCACCAACTGCGCACTTTTAGCGTGGTTATACGATCAGGAGGGTAAATGGAAGATAGAACCCGGACTTGCCGCTATCCTTATAATGGAACATGTTCTACTCCTGATAAAGTTTGGATTTTCTCGCTTTGTTCCAGAG GAACCGGCATGGGTGAGAGCTAACCGAATGAAGAATGCTACACAGGCTCAGAACATGTGTTCTAAGCAGCTTTTGCGGACCATGTCTGGAGGAGAGAAGGCATTTGGTCAGGTAAAATGTTCTAATCCGGAGTGTAAAACGGTACCCTCATCTGAACCCATTCAGGAAGATCTTTAA
- the LOC133794432 gene encoding ras-related protein RIC1-like, translating into MNPEYDYLFKLLLIGDSAVGKSCLLLRFADDSYVETYISTIGVDFKIRTVEQDEKTIKLQIWDTAGQERFRTITNSYYRGAHGIIVVYDVTDEESFKHVKGWLQEIDKYTKGNVTKLLVGNKCDLTDKKVVSYDTAKAFADEVGIPFFETSAKDATNVEQTFLTMVADIKSRMVSQPTTSDKPAVWRMQGKPVAQNSSCCSS; encoded by the exons ATGAATCCAGAATA TGATTATCTTTTTAAACTTTTGCTAATCGGAGACTCTGCTGTTGGCAAGTCATGTCTTCTGCTGAGATTTGCG GATGACTCCTACGTAGAAACTTACATCAGTACCATCGGAGTGGACTTT AAAATTCGAACAGTGGAGCAAGATGAGAAGACCATCAAACTTCAGATT TGGGATACCGCTGGTCAAGAACGTTTTCGTACAATCACAAACAGCTACTACCGTGGTGCTCATGGCATTATT GTTGTATATGATGTAACTGATGAAGAAAGTTTCAAACATGTCAAAGGCTGGCTGCAAGAAATTGATAAATATACCAAAGGAAATGTGACCAAGCTTTTAGTTGGAAACAAGTGTGACTTAACTGACAAGAAAGTGGTTTCTTATGATACTGCCAAG GCATTTGCCGATGAGGTCGGAATACCATTCTTTGAAACAAGTGCTAAAGATGCCACTAATGTTGAGCAGACTTTCCTGACTATGGTTGCAGATATAAAGAGTCG GATGGTCAGTCAACCAACAACTTCGGACAAACCCGCTGTGTGGCGTATGCAGGGCAAGCCAGTGGCTCAAAACTCTTCCTGTTGTTCCTCCTAA
- the LOC133794433 gene encoding large ribosomal subunit protein eL28y-like, which translates to MATVPGQLIWEIVKKNNSFLVKQFGRGNASVQFSKESNNLCNLNSYKHSGLSNKKTVTVQPAGKDQGVLLATSKTKKQNKPAALLHKSVMKKEFGRMADAVKNQVSDNYYRPDLKHAALARLSVVHRSLKVSKSGVKKRNRQALKIRGRK; encoded by the exons ATGGCCACCGTACCTGGGCAGTTGATCTGGGAGATCGTTAAGAAGAACAACTCATTTCTGGTGAAGCAGTTCGGGCGAGGAAACGCAAGTGTGCAGTTCAGCAAGGAGAGCAACAACTTGTGCAATCTTAACTCGTACAAGCACTCTG GTTTGTCTAACAAGAAGACTGTCACCGTTCAACCCGCTGGTAAAGATCAAGGCGTGTTGCTTGCAACATCTAAGACCAAGAAGCAGAACAAGCCTGCTGCTTTGCTTCACAAGTCTGTTATGAAGAAAGAGTTCGGCAGGATGGCTGATGCTGTCAAAAACCAG GTGTCTGATAACTACTACAGGCCTGATTTAAAGCATGCAGCCCTTGCAAGGTTGAGCGTTGTGCACAGAAGCCTCAAGGTTTCCAAGTCTGGTGTTAAGAAGAGGAACAGACAGGCTCTGAAGATCCGTGGTAGGAAGTGA